A stretch of the Methanobrevibacter sp. genome encodes the following:
- a CDS encoding methionine synthase: MKSTVVGSFPVEVKEATSTKDKLLKALGAYDAFNESIKESIIAQLDAGVDIVSDGQVRGDMVSIFTEYIPGMKIVDGNTEIVSKIRKPIQEISIKDLQYAKKVMKEYFNGNIPEGKGVKGIITGPNTIVHSSRIQGFYKNKEDAILDLAHSLKYEVDAIASKVEPVYIQIDEPFLSTGMVDMKTAREAISILKDGLDVPLAMHVCGILKDAFKDIARFNVDILDFEFAGNNVNLGVLEENYNLISDKKIGFGCVDSSVNTVDNIDDVEDLIKKAVEIVGKDNLLLDPDCGLRRAPKDVAFEKLKIMNVLKDKYS, translated from the coding sequence ATGAAATCAACTGTAGTTGGAAGTTTTCCAGTTGAAGTAAAAGAAGCAACTTCAACTAAAGATAAATTGCTCAAGGCATTAGGTGCATATGATGCATTTAATGAATCAATTAAAGAGAGTATTATCGCCCAGCTTGATGCAGGCGTAGATATTGTTTCTGACGGTCAGGTCAGGGGTGACATGGTTTCTATTTTTACTGAATATATTCCCGGAATGAAAATTGTTGACGGCAATACTGAGATTGTCTCAAAAATCAGAAAGCCTATTCAGGAAATTTCCATTAAAGACCTTCAGTATGCTAAAAAAGTAATGAAAGAATATTTCAACGGCAATATTCCCGAAGGAAAAGGTGTTAAAGGAATCATTACTGGTCCAAATACTATTGTTCACTCTTCAAGAATTCAGGGTTTCTATAAAAACAAGGAAGATGCCATACTTGATTTGGCTCACAGCCTTAAATATGAAGTGGATGCGATTGCCAGTAAAGTGGAACCTGTATACATTCAAATTGACGAACCGTTTTTATCAACTGGTATGGTTGATATGAAAACTGCCCGTGAAGCTATTTCAATTTTAAAAGATGGTTTGGATGTTCCTTTGGCTATGCATGTTTGTGGTATATTAAAGGATGCTTTTAAAGATATTGCTCGTTTTAATGTTGATATTCTTGATTTTGAATTTGCAGGAAACAATGTTAATTTAGGAGTTTTAGAGGAGAATTATAATTTGATTTCTGATAAAAAGATCGGCTTTGGATGTGTTGACTCATCAGTAAATACTGTTGATAATATTGATGATGTTGAGGATTTGATTAAAAAAGCTGTTGAAATTGTTGGAAAGGACAATTTACTATTGGACCCTGATTGCGGTTTGAGAAGAGCTCCAAAAGATGTTGCATTTGAAAAATTAAAAATAATGAATGTATTAAAAGATAAATACAGTTAA